Proteins encoded in a region of the Zea mays cultivar B73 chromosome 2, Zm-B73-REFERENCE-NAM-5.0, whole genome shotgun sequence genome:
- the LOC100384761 gene encoding uncharacterized protein LOC100384761, which yields MVVVAVGGGGGGGGWGTWEELVLGGAVLRHGSAAWATVADELRTRSPCTFSPEECEAKFAEIQLRYSACNAWYEELRKQRVAELKRELEKSENSIGSLQSVIQSLSNSKHVDGSSECRTSHTESCPHSENTADTNSSGKETSRDRSSAASFTEEASNSQKSQKVQQCDTDSIQVINPSPDESYPQAQVEKVGPKDGLLWGSRKQRVMRARRTLLKAGDSSGDGEPTSTACIQGEGLSKGCMKNFKTQNLESVVVKKGVKTPKVESDVMNKDLKTLNVGSGIMKKGLKAPKTESDMMKKGVRTSKAESDGMKKGMKIPKVEPDVMDWKTPKAGSDVTKKGLRSPKAECCQPVIESVKLKLAEILNTISTQDDCKMLQHQLDTQRKRARYKKMIRRHMDFRMLHSKIKSGAISGTKELLRDILIFINNVITFYPKTTLEHMAAVELRDFACKTVKQSASLFLKSHRETRTAGAPVIKKNARALHFSRTSLHSGDARASKVSSRDAAAKEGDGKRPCSDELANQKTTKRNEPAKKRGVGRPPKSGQRIAGAQENSPIKGRKSSAGAQVDSPSKGRKRSVEAHDDSSSKGGKRSRR from the exons atggtggtggtggcggtgggagggggcggcggcggcggtggctggGGGACGTGGGAGGAGCTGGTGCTGGGCGGCGCAGTGCTCCGGCACGGGAGCGCCGCGTGGGCCACCGTCGCCGACGAGCTTCGGACCCGCTCTCCGTGCACCTTCTCGCCCGAG GAATGTGAAGCAAAATTTGCAGAGATACAGTTGCGGTACTCTGCGTGCAA TGCTTGGTATGAAGAGCTTCGTAAGCAGAGAGTTGCTGAACTGAAAAGGGAATTGGAGAAGTCAGAAAATTCTATTGG ATCCCTCCAATCTGTGATTCAAAGCCTCAGCAATAGCAAACACGTTGATGGGAGTTCTGAATGCCGCACCAGTCATACTGAATCATGTCCACATTCTGAAAATACAGCAGATACTAATTCCTCAGGTAAAGAAACGTCCAGGGATAGATCATCAGCTGCTAGTTTCACAGAGGAAGCAAGCAACAGTCAGAAATCTCAGAAAGTGCAGCAGTGTGATACTGATTCAATTCAAGTTATCAATCCATCACCAGACGAGTCATATCCCCAGGCCCAAGTTGAAAAGGTCGGTCCCAAAGATGGCTTGCTTTGGGGTTCTAGAAAACAAAGAGTAATGAGAGCTAGAAGGACACTTCTGAAAGCTGGTGATAGTAGTGGGGATGGTGAGCCTACATCTACAGCATGCATACAGGGGGAGGGTTTGTCCAAAGGCTGCATGAAGAACTTCAAAACTCAAAACTTAGAATCAGTTGTTGTGAAGAAGGGTGTGAAAACTCCAAAGGTAGAATCTGATGTGATGAAtaaggatttgaaaaccctaaatGTAGGATCTGGTATAATGAAGAAGGGCTTGAAAGctcccaaaacagaatctgatatGATGAAGAAGGGCGTGAGAACTTCTAAAGCAGAGTCTGATGGTATGAAGAAGGGGATGAAAATACCGAAAGTAGAACCTGATGTTATGGACTGGAAAACTCCCAAAGCAGGATCTGATGTTACGAAGAAGGGCTTGAGATCTCCAAAGGCAGAATGTTGCCAGCCTGTGATTGAGAGCGTTAAACTAAAGCTGGCAGAGATTTTGAATACTATATCAACTCAAGATGACTGCAAAATGTTGCAACACCAACTTGATACCCAG AGGAAAAGAGCTAGATATAAGAAGATGATTCGCCGGCATATGGACTTCCGAATGCTTCACTCTAAGATCAAGAGTGGCGCAATCTCTGGCACCAAGGAGCTTTTGAGAGATATACTTATTTTCATCAATAATGTAATAACCTTCTATCCGAAGACTACATTAGAGCACATGGCTGCGGTTGAGCTTCGTGACTTTGCATGCAAAACTGTGAAGCAGAGTGCAAGCTTGTTCTTGAAAAGCCATCGAGAGACCAGAACAGCTGGTGCCCCTGTAATAAAGAAGAATGCTCGAGCCCTGCATTTTTCAAGAACAAGCTTGCACTCTGGGGATGCAAGGGCAAGCAAGGTTTCTTCAAGGGATGCTGCTGCCAAGGAAGGGGATGGCAAGAGACCTTGCAGTGATGAGCTGGCTAATCAAAAGACTACAAAGAGAAATGAGCCAGCCAAGAAGAGGGGTGTGGGTCGGCCTCCAAAGAGTGGGCAGAGGATTGCTGGGGCACAGGAAAATAGCCCCATCAAAGGCAGGAAAAGTAGCGCTGGGGCACAGGTAGATAGCCCCAGCAAAGGCAGGAAGAGGAGTGTGGAAGCACATGATGATAGCTCCAGCAAAGGGGGCAAGAGGAGCCGGCGGTGA
- the LOC100502312 gene encoding uncharacterized protein isoform X3 — MKLRLHLLVLCVIIIFLVYNMASFQHKQTSSEAKSHPFDTVTVSDRDAVKLPQKAEVRIGYLPHGIVESNSDMKLKPLWLTTSAQSKKSKQKDHFLIAIAAGINQKKSVDAIMKKKILQLYCSITTGMSMGGMIYHGAKV, encoded by the exons atgaaacTGCGGTTGCATCTGTTGGTCCTGTGCGTGATCATCATATTCCTGGTGTACAACATGGCTAGCTTTCAACATAAGCAGACATCG TCGGAAGCAAAATCCCATCCATTTGATACAGTGACG GTCTCTGACAGAGATGCTGTTAAGTTGCCCCAAAAAGCTGAGGTTAGGATTGGTTATTTACCCCATGGTATAGTGGAGTCTAACTCCGACATGAAGTTGAAACCGTTGTGGTTGACAACAAGTGCGCAGTCAAAG AAGTCTAAACAAAAAGATCACTTCTTGATTGCTATTGCTGCCGGTATAAATCAAAAGAAAAGTGTGGACGCTATAATGAAGAAG AAAATTTTACAGCTGTATTGTTCCATTACGACGGGAATGTCAATGGGTGGAATGATCTACCATGGAGCAAAAGTGTGA